Below is a genomic region from Paraburkholderia phenazinium.
GTGCGGATGCCGATCTTGATGTCGTCGTCGCGGTCGACCATCGCGTATTCGGTGTCATACGCCACCGACCAGAACACATTGGCCAGCAGCATCAGCCAGGCAAGCATCGGTACGTGATCCTGCACGGCGGCAAACGCCATCGGAATGCCGAAGCCGAACGCAATGCCCAGATACGCCTGCGGGATCGCGAAGAAACGCTTGGTGAACGGATACGAACCCGCGACGAACAGCGCCGCCACCGACAGTTCCTTGGTCAGCGTATTGAGCGGCAAGATCAGAAGAAACGACAGAAGCGCGAGCACAACCGCGAGCACGATGGCCTCCCACGCCTTGATCTTGCCCGAGGTGATGGGACGGTTCTCGGTACGCTTCACATAGCGGTCGAAATCGCGGTCCGCGTAGTCATTGATAGCGCAGCCAGCCGAGCGCATCAACACCGTGCCGAGCGCGAAAATCACCAGCAGCGACAGCGGCGGGTGCCCGTCCGACGCGATCCACAGCGCGTTGAGCGTCGGCCACAGCAGCAGCAGGCTGCCGATTGGCTTGTCCATGCGGACGAGGCGCAGATACAAAGGGAGTCGGGCGAACATGGGCGGGCGTCGTCAAGTGCGGGCAGTGACGACATTTTAAGGTATGTGCGCGAGGGAAGCCGCAGAACGCCGCCGCCGTGCGCCAGCGCGTCCCAATGCCCTTGTATATCCGGGCCACAAAAAATAAAGCCTCCCACGAATGCGATTCGGGGAGGCCCGGTACTTCAGATACGCTGACCGCTTACGCCAGCATCGCGCGCAGCATCCACGCGGTCTTTTCGTGCGTCTGCATGCGCTGCGTCAACAGGTCGGCGGTCGGTTCGTCGTTGGCCGCTTCGGTTGCCGGGAAAATCCCGCGCGCGGTACGCACCACGGCTTCCTGGCCTTCCACCAGCTGACGGATCATCTCTTCCGCTGCCGGCACGCCATCCGCCTCCGGAATCGACGACAGCTTCGCGAATTCCTTGTAGCTGCCCGGCGCATGCACGCCCAGCGCACGGATCCGCTCAGCGATCAGATCGACAGCCAGCGCCAGTTCGGTGTATTGCGTCTCGAACATGAGGTGCAGCGTGTTGAACATCGGACCCGTGACGTTCCAGTGAAAATTGTGGGTCTTCAGGTACAGCGTGTACGTGTCCGCCAGCAGATGCGACAGGCCGTCCGCGATCTTCTTGCGATCCTTGTCGCTAATGCCGATATTGATGTGTTGTACGGTTTCTTTTTTGGCCATGACGACTCCTGTAAAGAGTGATACGAAACAGCAGGCAGCGCATGGCGCGCTCACGCGCTAACCATGTATCTGCGAACGTCCGCCAGTTTATCGTACAAATGTGCAGACCCTATGCACCTCGCTCACGCTACTTTGCGTAGTTGTGGGCTTCGACCTTCCACAGATAATCATCGACTGCGCGCGAAATTTCCGTGAACAGATCGGAGGTCGACGGGTCTCCAGCATCACCTGACTCGTTGATCGCTGCTACGGTTTGCTGCCCGTATTTCGCAAGCGCCGCCGAGATTTGGCGAACGTGGTCGGTGCCATCCGTCAACTCCAGCGGATACGACTCGAGCTGCGTTTTATCGGCCACGTGTTGGACCCGGCCATCGGCCGTACCACCAAGTGCAACCAGGCGCTCGGCGCTCAGATCGGCCCACTCGATAGCGGCCGTGTGAACCTCGTCGAACAGCAGATGCAGCGCGATGAAATTCGGACCCTTCACGTTCCAGTGTGCCTGCTTAGCCTGCCGTTGCACGTCAATCGCGGTGACGAGCGACTGACCGAGCAGATCGACAGACTTGCGCCGAATCGCTTCGGCCAACGTATTGCGGGTGGAATGAAGTGACATGACAACCTCCATATAAAAAGTTCAGGAGTAAAGCTGCGTGCGCGCAACAGCGCTCCGCCAGTCAGTCCTAGTGACCCGACAGGTGTTGCAGCGCGTGCGATGCAATCAGCGCGTAACCGCTCGTCAGGATGGCAAGACCAATCAGCTTGCGCGAGAAGTTGCCGCCAAAGACAATCCGTGCGTCACGTGCGAGCCGTGCGCTGCCGATGCTTAACATATGAACCATGTCCGTTCCCCTTCGACTTCGAACTGGCAAGACGCCCATGCGCCCACCGTGACTATCGGATAAGGCCCAGGCGGTATTGACTTGACCGCCCGAGCCCGCTGCACCCACCGGCCTCATTCGCCGGCGCAGTGATACTTCGTTCGATGCTTACTTCGCTTTCTCATTGAGCGTCGCCAACCCGGCGATCACCCCTTCTGCGTACGCCGGATCGATCCGGCGGAAATGCTCAAGCTGCCGCGCAAGGATCTCCTGCGGCACGCCATTGATATGGCGCGCGATGTTGCCGAAGAAGCGTTCGCGTTGCGCCGCATCGAACAGGCGGAACAGTGCAGCCGGCTGGCTGTAGTAGTCCTCGTCCTCACGATGGTCGTAACGGTCCACGGCACCCGCAGCAAGCGGCGGTTCGGACGCGTTGCGGTCCTGCGCGAAATCGCCGAAGCGATTCGGCTCGTAGTTCGCTGTGCTACCGAGGTTCCCGTCAGTACGCATCGCGCCGTCACGATGGAACGAATGCTGACGCTGCACGCGCGACGCGTTCACCGGGATCTGGTGGTGATTGATCCCGAGCCGGTAACGCTGGGTATCGCCGTACGAAAACAGACGCCCCTGCAGCAAACGGTCCGGAGAGAAGCCGATGCCCGGCACCACGTTGGCCGGCGTGAAGGCGGCCTGCTCCACATCGGCAAAGTAGTTCTGCGCGTTGCGGTTCAGCTCGATCGTGCCGACATCGATCAGCGGATAGTCCTTGTACGGCCACACCTTGGTGATATCGAACGGGTTGTAGCGATACGTGAGCGCATCGGCTTCCGGCATCACCTGAATGCAGAAACGCCATTTCGGAAAGTTGCCGTTATCGATGTTGTCGATCAGATCGCGCTGTGCGCTTTCACGGTCTTGCGCAACGACTTGCGCCGCTTCGGCGTCGGTGTAGTTTTCGATACCCTGCATCGACTTGAAGTGGAACTTCACCCAGAAGCGCTCATCGTTCGCGTTGATGAACGAGAACGTGTGCGAACCGAAGCCGTGCATCTGACGGTAGTTCTGCGGAATACCGCGATCGCTCATCAGGATCGTCACCTGATGCAACGATTCCGGATGACGCGACCAGAAGTCCCACGCCGCCACGTTGCTGCGCATGTTTGTGTACGGATCGCGCTTTTGCGTGTGAATGAAGTCCGGAAACTTGAGCGGATCGCGGATGAAGAACACGGGCGTGTTGTTGCCAACAATGTCCCAGTTGCCCTCTTCCGTGTAGAACTTGATCGAGAAGCCGCGCACATCGCGTTCGGCGTCGGCGGCGCCGCGCTCGCCAGCTACCGTCGAAAAGCGCATGAAGAGCGGGGTTTCCTTGCCGACCTGCGCGAACACGTTCGCCTTCGTGAAGCGCGAAATGTCGTGCGTAACCTTCAGCGTGCCGAACGCGCCCGAGCCTTTCGCGTGCACACGGCGCTCAGGGATCACTTCGCGGTCGAAGTGCGCCAGCTTTTCGAGCAGCCAAACGTCTTGCAACACCACGGGGCCGCGGGCGCCGGCCGTCATCGAATTCTGGTTGTCGGCGACAGATGCGCCGGCTGCCGAGGTAAGTTTGCTTTCGGACATCGTGTATTCCTGATGAGAGTTTTTTTGTACGGCTGGAAACAGGGCTGTGGGCCGTGCGCCGTTTTTTTGCGCAGCACAGCTCGCCCGACCGGACGACGTCTTACGCACTCAGCGCGCGGTCGACCAGCAACGAGACTGCGACGGTGCGCACGCTATTCGCTGACATGGCGAAGCGGCTCGCCGGTGTGGCGCTTTGGGTGGAAACTTGCTGGGGCTGCTGCGCTTGGGGCTGCGTCATGATTTCCTCCATATCGTGTTGGTCGCGATCGGAATCGGGCGACCCATGGAGGAAACTATACCTATGCTATCGAAAAGTAATATTTGATTAATTTTATCTATTCGATAGGGGCCGACGCTATCGGCCTTTGATACGGGCAGGCCCCGGGGCACCTGATCGCGCTGGGCCTGCCTTGAAACGCTCAATTCACCGCGACGGGAAGTTCGAGTTTGCTCACACCGGCCAGATCGCAGGCGTTGATAGCGTCGCAGATTGCATCGATGGCGGGCATGCGGGTAAAGCTTTTCCGCCAGGCCAGCACCACGCGGCGATCCGGCACGGGTTCGTCAAAAGCCACGTAGCTGAGCAGGCCGGAATCGATGCCGCCTGCGTGCGGCTTCACTTCCTGCACCGACATGCGCGGCAAAACCGTAATGCCGACGCCGCTCGCCACCATATGACGGATCGTCTCGAGCGACGAGCCTTCGAAAGTCTTCTGGATGCCGTCCGCGTTCTGTGAGAAGCGCATCAGCTCGGGGCACACGCCCAGCACGTGATCGCGGAAACAATGGCCGCTGCCGAGCAGCAGCATGGTTTCCTGCTTGAGATCGTCCGGATCGATTTTCTTGCGATGCTCCCACGCATGGCCGGACGGCAGCGCGACGACGAACGGCTCGTCGTAAAGCGGGCGCAGCATCAAGCCGGTTTCGGGGAACGGCAGCGCCATGATCGCGACGTCGATCTCTCCCTGCTTGAGCAGTTCGAT
It encodes:
- a CDS encoding LysR substrate-binding domain-containing protein; the encoded protein is MTLTELKYIVAVARERHFGRAAEACFVSQPTLSVAIKKLEDELNVQIFERGTSEVSVTPIGEQIVTQAQRVLEQTLAIKEIAKQGKDPLVGPLRLGVIYTIGPYLLPTLVKQMIKRVPQMPLMLQENYTLKLIELLKQGEIDVAIMALPFPETGLMLRPLYDEPFVVALPSGHAWEHRKKIDPDDLKQETMLLLGSGHCFRDHVLGVCPELMRFSQNADGIQKTFEGSSLETIRHMVASGVGITVLPRMSVQEVKPHAGGIDSGLLSYVAFDEPVPDRRVVLAWRKSFTRMPAIDAICDAINACDLAGVSKLELPVAVN
- the dps gene encoding DNA starvation/stationary phase protection protein Dps; this encodes MSLHSTRNTLAEAIRRKSVDLLGQSLVTAIDVQRQAKQAHWNVKGPNFIALHLLFDEVHTAAIEWADLSAERLVALGGTADGRVQHVADKTQLESYPLELTDGTDHVRQISAALAKYGQQTVAAINESGDAGDPSTSDLFTEISRAVDDYLWKVEAHNYAK
- a CDS encoding Dps family protein, whose protein sequence is MAKKETVQHINIGISDKDRKKIADGLSHLLADTYTLYLKTHNFHWNVTGPMFNTLHLMFETQYTELALAVDLIAERIRALGVHAPGSYKEFAKLSSIPEADGVPAAEEMIRQLVEGQEAVVRTARGIFPATEAANDEPTADLLTQRMQTHEKTAWMLRAMLA
- a CDS encoding catalase; amino-acid sequence: MSESKLTSAAGASVADNQNSMTAGARGPVVLQDVWLLEKLAHFDREVIPERRVHAKGSGAFGTLKVTHDISRFTKANVFAQVGKETPLFMRFSTVAGERGAADAERDVRGFSIKFYTEEGNWDIVGNNTPVFFIRDPLKFPDFIHTQKRDPYTNMRSNVAAWDFWSRHPESLHQVTILMSDRGIPQNYRQMHGFGSHTFSFINANDERFWVKFHFKSMQGIENYTDAEAAQVVAQDRESAQRDLIDNIDNGNFPKWRFCIQVMPEADALTYRYNPFDITKVWPYKDYPLIDVGTIELNRNAQNYFADVEQAAFTPANVVPGIGFSPDRLLQGRLFSYGDTQRYRLGINHHQIPVNASRVQRQHSFHRDGAMRTDGNLGSTANYEPNRFGDFAQDRNASEPPLAAGAVDRYDHREDEDYYSQPAALFRLFDAAQRERFFGNIARHINGVPQEILARQLEHFRRIDPAYAEGVIAGLATLNEKAK
- the ubiA gene encoding 4-hydroxybenzoate octaprenyltransferase, with protein sequence MFARLPLYLRLVRMDKPIGSLLLLWPTLNALWIASDGHPPLSLLVIFALGTVLMRSAGCAINDYADRDFDRYVKRTENRPITSGKIKAWEAIVLAVVLALLSFLLILPLNTLTKELSVAALFVAGSYPFTKRFFAIPQAYLGIAFGFGIPMAFAAVQDHVPMLAWLMLLANVFWSVAYDTEYAMVDRDDDIKIGIRTSALTFGRYDVFAIMLCYALTLGIYIRIGLTLGFGWLYWLGWVAAAGCAVYHYTLIRNRDRMACFAAFRHNNWLGGALFAGIAAHYAAASF